From Panicum hallii strain FIL2 chromosome 2, PHallii_v3.1, whole genome shotgun sequence, a single genomic window includes:
- the LOC112882441 gene encoding uncharacterized protein LOC112882441 isoform X1 yields MVRRFALTAWAEEGGSGEGGLSRNRRGDSEREPTRGLFEKYPSKRGPFRNIRIAIRSRGLPAKFPVRRHGSRRGRGAAGSAAKHPVLAHAKFMGQAAVTGLTRRPQQPPPYPPQFGSGRRQQRKTPSPKLARLAPLAVAPRKPAAHSRCLTFSPSLNLFIQSDFTVSRCVSCGG; encoded by the exons ATGGTGCGACGATTTGCTCTCACCGCCTGGGCAGAAgaaggcggcagcggcgagggcggcctGAGCAGGAACCGGCGAGGGGACAGCGAGCGAGAGCCAACCAGGGGGTTATTTGAAAAATATCCATCCAAAAGGGGTCCATTTAGAAATATTCGGATAGCGATCCGATCCAGGGGGCTTCCTGCAAAGTTTCCTGTCCGGCGACATGGCTCTCGACGAGGTCGTGGCGCCGCTGGCTCCGCAGCCAAGCATCCCGTGCTCGCCCATGCCAAATTCATGGGCCAAGCTGCTGTCACCGGTCTCACACGCAGGCCACAGCAGCCTCCGCCATATCCGCCGCAGTTCGGCAGCGGGAGGAGACAGCAGAGGAAGACGCCCTCACCCAAGCTCGCTCGGTTGGctccgctcgccgtcgccccgcGAAAGCCGGCCGCGCACTCGAGGTGTCTCACCTTCAG TCCATCGTTAAATCTTTTCATCCAATCAGATTTCACCGTTTCGAGATGTGTATCATGCGGTGGCTGA
- the LOC112882441 gene encoding uncharacterized protein LOC112882441 isoform X2 — protein MVRRFALTAWAEEGGSGEGGLSRNRRGDSEREPTRGLFEKYPSKRGPFRNIRIAIRSRGLPAKFPVRRHGSRRGRGAAGSAAKHPVLAHAKFMGQAAVTGLTRRPQQPPPYPPQFGSGRRQQRKTPSPKLARLAPLAVAPRKPAAHSRCLTFRFHRFEMCIMRWLK, from the exons ATGGTGCGACGATTTGCTCTCACCGCCTGGGCAGAAgaaggcggcagcggcgagggcggcctGAGCAGGAACCGGCGAGGGGACAGCGAGCGAGAGCCAACCAGGGGGTTATTTGAAAAATATCCATCCAAAAGGGGTCCATTTAGAAATATTCGGATAGCGATCCGATCCAGGGGGCTTCCTGCAAAGTTTCCTGTCCGGCGACATGGCTCTCGACGAGGTCGTGGCGCCGCTGGCTCCGCAGCCAAGCATCCCGTGCTCGCCCATGCCAAATTCATGGGCCAAGCTGCTGTCACCGGTCTCACACGCAGGCCACAGCAGCCTCCGCCATATCCGCCGCAGTTCGGCAGCGGGAGGAGACAGCAGAGGAAGACGCCCTCACCCAAGCTCGCTCGGTTGGctccgctcgccgtcgccccgcGAAAGCCGGCCGCGCACTCGAGGTGTCTCACCTTCAG ATTTCACCGTTTCGAGATGTGTATCATGCGGTGGCTGAAATGA